A section of the Amblyomma americanum isolate KBUSLIRL-KWMA chromosome 2, ASM5285725v1, whole genome shotgun sequence genome encodes:
- the LOC144121443 gene encoding protein D3-like translates to MTLLGHSSSERCLAEDEKMRLLPTSALLILALWSGSQVKEATAPWAATKSSSQWRQQAESDLDLWTSSGLVRDLSLPDTLHAELEVRYGRVSVVMNGTLTPAQTAMPPTMVRLRGAVNCMPPFALVMVDPDAPSRRRPTARSWLHWMVVNAKSTRRLHEGKTVKRYNGPTPPRRSGPHRYVFLAFCQGRKRVRGRKIAPRRRNNFNLAKFIRKLKAGNPFGGNFFYAENS, encoded by the coding sequence ATGACTCTGCTTGGTCACTCTAGTAGTGAGCGCTGTTTGGCGGAAGACGAGAAGATGAGGCTCCTTCCGACGTCAGCCTTGCTTATCTTGGCCCTATGGAGTGGCAGCCAGGTGAAAGAGGCTACCGCACCGTGGGCTGCGACGAAATCGTCGTCCCAGTGGAGGCAGCAGGCAGAGTCTGATCTGGATTTATGGACGTCCTCGGGACTTGTGAGGGACCTCTCGCTACCTGATACGCTGCATGCCGAGCTCGAAGTGAGGTACGGGAGGGTGTCGGTGGTCATGAACGGAACACTGACGCCCGCACAGACTGCCATGCCTCCGACGATGGTCAGACTGAGAGGAGCCGTCAACTGCATGCCTCCGTTCGCGCTGGTGATGGTCGACCCGGATGCACCGAGTCGCAGGAGACCTACGGCACGCAGCTGGTTGCACTGGATGGTGGTGAACGCGAAAAGCACGAGGAGGCTGCATGAAGGCAAAACAGTGAAGCGGTACAACGGTCCGACCCCGCCCAGGAGATCAGGACCACATCGGTACGTGTTTCTGGCCTTCTGTCAGGGCCGCAAGCGCGTACGGGGCAGGAAGATTGCGCCGAGGCGGAGGAACAACTTCAACCTGGCTAAATTCATCAGAAAACTGAAGGCGGGAAACCCGTTCGGAGGCAACTTCTTTTACGCCGAGAACTCATGA
- the LOC144118709 gene encoding solute carrier family 22 member 7-like — MEAASAVPATEASATDPGDGRTDDVADVYDAIGHGAFQRHVLLFGVLASLVLLSHTLSYRLVARPVDHWCRPPADLAELPAGAWKNAAIPLLADGTFSQCTVYDPPIPDIVSSERHEVPCDDWQYDTASRDESIISEWDLVCSRAWMVPLSLAVYMCGGLLCVPVSGIAADRWGRKPVVNASVATLLLAGLGCAWATSYSLFVTSRFVVSGAISSATIVAFILLYEVTGAKRRVLFAVVYTAFGPVFYPVVYRLISLYRLNRKTTYMVLILPASLLVCGHYLIEESPSWLLARWKTRAAEEVVLLAAAANGIPAEKTQRAFRLVRERLRKEDQARESTLVLSPSTFVRKAVLRRDSLSVMLCWFTTFFVFYGINFRRMYTESFAEEQTFLALQITFLGAAYWSMRRWGQRDTLCALICLVCALSAARGILRPSVSAVDVAGVIRRALATLVLCVCHTHTAEVFPTRVRSMGMCMSYAFGRVGALSASFVVHSSGPTWDSVLAAVGFATWCVLLLTRDASKISFSRSPPVAVTTEEPGGHRAAQSKAEEPPKMLRKTSVVSFSIADVKGIAK; from the exons ATGGAAGCTGCCAGCGCGGTGCCCGCAACGGAGGCCTCCGCGACCGACCCAGGCGACGGGCGTACGGACGACGTGGCGGACGTGTACGACGCCATCGGTCACGGCGCCTTCCAGAGGCACGTGCTGCTGTTCGGCGTGCTCGCCTCGCTGGTGCTGCTGAGCCACACGTTGTCGTACCGCCTGGTCGCCCGCCCCGTGGACCACTGGTGCCGGCCACCCGCCGATCTGGCCGAGCTGCCGGCGGGCGCCTGGAAGAACGCTGCCATACCGCTGCTCGCCGACGGCACGTTCAGCCAGTGCACCGTCTACGACCCTCCGATCCCG GACATCGTGAGCTCTGAACGACACGAGGTTCCGTGCGACGACTGGCAGTACGACACGGCCAGTCGAGACGAGAGCATCATCAGCGAGTGGGACCTGGTCTGCAGCCGCGCATGGATGGTCCCTTTGTCGTTGGCCGTCTACATGTGCGGCGGCCTGCTCTGCGTACCCGTGTCGGGCATCGCGGCTGACCGCTGGGGCCGCAAGCCCGTCGTCAACGCCTCGGTTGCCACGCTCCTGCTGGCCGGCCTCGGATGCGCCTGGGCCACCTCGTACAGCCTCTTCGTGACGTCACGCTTCGTCGTGTCCGGTGCCATCAGCAGCGCCACCATTGTTGCCTTCATCCTGCTGTACGAGGTGACCGGCGCGAAGCGACGGGTTCTTTTCGCGGTAGTCTACACGGCCTTCGGCCCTGTGTTCTACCCTGTCGTGTACAGGCTCATCAGTTTGTACAGGCTCAACCGGAAAACAACGTACATGGTGCTGATACTGCCCGCGTCGCTGCTGGTCTGCGGCCACTACTTGATCGAAGAGTCGCCCAGTTGGCTGCTGGCCAGGTGGAAGACGCGGGCTGCCGAAGAGGTAGTCCTGCTGGCCGCTGCGGCGAACGGCATACCCGCGGAAAAGACGCAACGAGCCTTCCGCCTGGTGCGCGAGCGGCTCAGGAAAGAAGACCAGGCGCGCGAAAGCACATTAGTTCTCTCGCCCAGCACGTTCGTGAGGAAGGCCGTTCTGCGTCGGGACTCGCTGTCAGTCATGCTGTGCTGGTTCACCACCTTCTTCGTCTTCTACGGCATAAACTTCCGCCGCATGTATACGGAGAGCTTTGCCGAGGAGCAGACCTTCTTGGCACTGCAGATCACTTTCCTCGGGGCTGCTTACTGGAGCATGCGACGCTGGGGACAGCGGGACACGCTCTGCGCGCTGATCTGCCTCGTGTGCGCTCTGTCGGCTGCACGCGGCATCCTTCGGCCGTCCGTGTCTGCAGTAGACGTGGCCGGCGTCATCCGCAGGGCCCTGGCCACCTTGGTCCTTTGCGTTTGCCACACGCACACGGCCGAAGTGTTCCCCACGCGAGTGCGTAGCATGGGCATGTGCATGTCGTACGCCTTCGGTCGTGTCGGTGCGCTCAGTGCCTCGTTCGTGGTGCACTCGAGCGGCCCGACGTGGGACTCTGTCCTGGCTGCCGTAGGCTTCGCCACCTGGTGCGTCCTCCTGCTGACGCGCGACGCCAGCAAGATATCGTTCTCCAGGTCTCCGCCCGTGGCAGTGACAACGGAAGAACCTGGCGGCCATCGAGCAGCGCAGAGCAAGGCAGAGGAGCCTCCGAAAATGCTCAGGAAGACGTCAGTCGTCTCTTTTAGCATTGCGGACGTTAAGGGGATCGCCAAATAG